In Gottschalkia purinilytica, a single window of DNA contains:
- a CDS encoding DNA internalization-related competence protein ComEC/Rec2, with protein MKRPFIHLVVPFMLGIYICNKIEINVSLSAFMILIVIIMKIIYIIFLKRRNYIFLWILFLLLGNMAGYNHLNKSELDRFSDEKVSLKGVVKNEVVKSKGYEKYVIEVSNITYKNKHYNVKEKLILTIYDNSDIRLGDNILVRDKIKVPKENTNPMLFNYKLYLQSNDIFTIMSTNKYSVNIIKRNNLSKGERISQKFKKKISFILDKNLDTENSSIIKSIILGDSTYLDENTQNKFRNLGIAHVLAVSGLHIGIIFAFILYILNFLKVHRKIASILAIILILIYGYIIGYPPSVVRSSVMFSLLIVSTITYRRYDSINILALSAFIMLIYKPLWLFNMGFQLSYVATLSILLFNSKVKKIFSNKFRFLADILSPIISVYIGMLPISLYYFNSLQIISILSNLVLVPLLSLSLIISFIMIITYLMSSIVSNVIGYFINILLVIFTKSMNLVHNLSYNIIVHSPNFIEMIMYYVLICIALNIIKTDFLNRKFIRIINYYLILIIFIVSTNYLIEEYAIIDFIDVGQGDSCIVRLKDKNILIDTGGSILNNFDVGKNIVLPYLQKNGINSLDGVFISHFHEDHAEGLLSLIGNIKIKNIFIGYKSQNNKLYRDIIKLSSKHNIPIRLIKKDDKIILNKNSAIDILSPERKEDVNFKNENNMSLVFILKTYNKSLLFTGDIEKEKEKDIVKINYKHKVDIIKIPHHGSKTSSTEEFIKRFEPRYGIIQVGKNNFGHPNKEVLENYEKHEIKLYRNDTMGLITVLISENDFKIENYLKSKPVLEDVLKSYILDLGIISMYMIIWIVMIYNYKLSDLDKINIDDEVLI; from the coding sequence ATGAAAAGACCATTTATTCATTTAGTTGTACCTTTTATGCTTGGAATTTATATATGTAACAAAATAGAAATTAATGTTAGCCTTAGTGCTTTCATGATACTAATTGTTATTATTATGAAAATAATATATATAATTTTTTTGAAAAGAAGAAATTATATATTTTTATGGATACTTTTTTTATTATTAGGTAATATGGCGGGATATAATCATTTAAATAAAAGTGAGTTAGATAGATTTTCTGATGAAAAAGTGTCTCTAAAAGGTGTTGTAAAGAATGAAGTGGTTAAAAGTAAAGGCTATGAAAAATATGTAATAGAAGTTAGTAATATAACTTATAAGAACAAACACTACAATGTAAAAGAAAAGCTAATATTAACAATATATGATAATTCAGATATAAGACTAGGAGATAACATATTAGTTAGGGATAAGATAAAGGTACCAAAAGAAAATACTAATCCTATGTTGTTCAACTATAAACTGTACTTACAGAGTAATGACATTTTTACAATTATGTCAACTAATAAGTATTCGGTTAATATAATTAAAAGAAATAATCTTAGTAAAGGAGAAAGAATATCTCAGAAATTTAAAAAGAAAATATCTTTTATACTGGATAAGAATCTAGATACTGAAAATAGTTCAATTATAAAGTCTATAATACTTGGAGATAGTACTTATCTTGATGAGAATACTCAGAATAAATTTAGAAACTTAGGGATAGCCCACGTGCTAGCAGTATCAGGACTACATATAGGAATAATATTTGCTTTTATACTATATATTTTAAACTTTTTGAAGGTTCATAGGAAAATAGCTAGTATATTAGCAATTATATTAATACTAATATATGGATATATAATAGGCTATCCACCGTCAGTGGTAAGATCTTCTGTCATGTTTAGTTTACTTATAGTATCGACTATAACATATAGAAGATATGATTCTATAAATATTCTAGCGTTATCAGCATTTATAATGTTAATATATAAACCTCTATGGTTATTTAATATGGGGTTCCAACTTTCATATGTAGCAACTCTTTCAATTCTTCTGTTTAATAGTAAAGTCAAAAAAATATTTTCAAATAAATTTAGATTTCTAGCTGATATACTATCACCAATTATATCTGTATACATAGGAATGTTGCCAATAAGTCTATATTATTTTAATAGCTTACAGATAATATCTATATTATCTAACTTAGTATTGGTACCATTATTGTCTTTAAGTTTAATAATATCTTTTATAATGATAATAACATATCTAATGAGTTCAATAGTTAGTAATGTTATAGGATATTTTATAAATATATTGCTAGTTATATTTACAAAGAGTATGAATTTAGTACATAATTTAAGTTATAACATAATTGTTCATTCACCTAATTTTATAGAGATGATAATGTATTATGTTTTAATTTGTATAGCTCTAAATATTATTAAGACTGACTTTTTAAACAGAAAGTTTATACGTATAATAAATTATTATTTAATATTAATTATATTTATAGTATCTACTAATTATTTAATTGAAGAATATGCTATTATTGACTTTATAGATGTAGGACAAGGTGATAGCTGTATTGTTAGATTAAAAGATAAAAATATACTTATAGATACAGGAGGAAGTATTTTAAATAATTTTGATGTTGGAAAGAATATAGTGCTTCCCTATTTACAGAAGAATGGAATAAATTCTCTAGATGGAGTATTTATTAGTCATTTCCATGAAGATCATGCTGAAGGACTACTATCTTTAATAGGGAATATAAAAATAAAAAATATATTTATAGGATATAAAAGCCAAAATAACAAACTTTACAGAGATATTATTAAATTATCCTCAAAGCATAATATTCCTATACGACTAATAAAAAAAGATGATAAAATTATATTAAATAAAAATAGTGCAATAGATATTCTAAGTCCTGAAAGGAAAGAGGATGTTAACTTTAAAAATGAAAATAATATGTCCTTGGTTTTTATATTAAAAACTTATAATAAATCACTTCTATTTACTGGTGATATAGAAAAGGAAAAAGAAAAGGATATTGTAAAAATAAATTATAAACATAAAGTAGATATAATAAAAATACCACATCATGGAAGTAAAACTTCATCAACTGAAGAATTTATAAAAAGGTTCGAACCAAGATATGGAATAATTCAAGTGGGAAAAAATAATTTTGGACATCCTAATAAAGAGGTCTTAGAGAATTATGAGAAACATGAGATAAAATTATATAGAAATGATACTATGGGACTTATAACTGTATTAATATCAGAAAATGATTTTAAAATAGAAAACTATTTAAAATCAAAACCAGTTCTAGAAGATGTACTTAAAAGTTATATATTAGACTTAGGAATTATATCTATGTATATGATAATATGGATAGTGATGATATATAATTATAAACTAAGTGATTTAGATAAGATAAACATAGATGATGAGGTGCTTATATGA
- a CDS encoding ECF transporter S component, with protein MNSKIRRLSYYALMIALVLVATAAIQIPIPFTNGYIHAGDSMIFIAGIMLGWKGGAISGGLGSALADLMLGYPHWSIPTLIIKSVMGGIVGFMSQDYDEKRLNSLKKMISVIISSGWIVLMLVLKSFLTKKVGGFSSTTYTTNLITKLELDGISSLKNLYQSVQTSLSLALILIPIVIIILYIILRLKDKEMFSLSSLIGIILAGVWMVTGYYVAGGILQGSMIASIFTIPPNIIQFVGGMVIAYPILLGLKRTKYFEETLKNSKSSL; from the coding sequence GTGAATTCAAAGATAAGAAGATTATCTTACTACGCTTTAATGATAGCATTAGTACTTGTAGCTACTGCTGCAATACAAATACCGATTCCTTTTACTAACGGATACATTCATGCTGGTGATAGTATGATTTTTATAGCAGGTATTATGTTAGGATGGAAAGGGGGAGCTATTTCAGGGGGATTAGGATCTGCTTTAGCTGATTTAATGCTTGGATATCCACACTGGTCTATTCCGACTTTAATTATTAAAAGTGTAATGGGTGGAATAGTAGGATTCATGTCTCAAGACTATGATGAAAAAAGATTAAACTCTCTAAAAAAAATGATATCTGTTATAATTAGTAGTGGATGGATAGTTTTAATGCTAGTATTAAAGAGCTTTTTAACAAAGAAAGTTGGAGGTTTTAGTAGTACGACTTATACAACTAATCTTATAACAAAACTTGAATTAGATGGAATTAGTAGCCTAAAAAACTTATATCAATCAGTCCAAACCTCACTTAGTTTAGCTTTAATATTAATACCAATTGTAATTATAATTTTATATATTATACTAAGACTTAAAGATAAAGAAATGTTTAGCTTAAGTAGTCTAATAGGGATTATATTAGCAGGAGTATGGATGGTAACAGGATACTATGTAGCTGGGGGAATATTACAAGGAAGTATGATTGCTTCTATATTTACTATTCCACCTAATATTATTCAATTTGTAGGTGGAATGGTAATAGCTTATCCTATTTTATTAGGACTTAAAAGAACAAAGTATTTTGAAGAAACATTAAAAAACTCTAAATCATCTTTATAG
- a CDS encoding phosphatidylglycerophosphatase A family protein — protein sequence MKDIVIKKMEQRGATVEDIAKIVYDLQKNYVNITLEYCIKNVERILEKREVQNAVLTGIQIDELAEKDLLDEPLLSIVKQDESLYGIDEILALSITNIYGSIGFTNFGYLDKVKVGIIGELDRLGKSSDKVHTFLDDLICGIVAAACAKIAHAASDN from the coding sequence ATGAAAGATATTGTTATTAAGAAAATGGAGCAAAGAGGAGCTACTGTAGAAGATATTGCTAAAATAGTTTATGATCTTCAAAAAAATTATGTTAATATTACTCTAGAATACTGTATTAAAAATGTTGAAAGAATTTTAGAGAAAAGAGAGGTTCAAAATGCAGTACTAACTGGAATACAAATAGATGAATTAGCTGAAAAAGATTTATTAGATGAACCTCTTTTATCTATAGTAAAGCAAGATGAATCACTATATGGTATAGATGAAATATTGGCACTTAGCATAACTAACATATATGGTTCCATTGGATTTACTAACTTTGGATACCTAGATAAAGTAAAAGTAGGTATAATAGGAGAACTTGATAGATTAGGTAAATCTTCTGACAAAGTACACACTTTTTTAGATGATCTAATATGTGGAATAGTAGCAGCAGCTTGTGCAAAAATAGCTCATGCTGCAAGTGATAATTAA
- a CDS encoding aspartate aminotransferase family protein, producing the protein MDKEWIDTGKKFIMNTYSSFPIVLEKGEGCYVYDKEGKRYLDFVSGIAVNSLGYSNEDFVNALNEQLKKIHHCSNLYWSEPTITLAKLLVENSAFDKVFFCNSGTESVEAGLKLSRKYGNLKRGEECYEIITMKNSFHGRTFGSITATGQEKYQNGFGPLLPGVKYAPYNDFETLKSMVNKNTCAIVVEAIQGEGGICPAEKEYLKNIRKLCDELDIVLIFDEVQSGIGRTGKLFAYEIYNIEPDIICLAKGLGGGFPIGAMMAVEKIANVFEPGNHASTFGGNPLACTAGITVLNKLLNEGVLQNVEKQGEYLKKKLLSLKEKVSFIKDVRGYGLMQGIEIEETSPSDIINKCIEKGLLLVGAGANVIRFVPPLTIKEKEIDEAVEILGEVLSLVK; encoded by the coding sequence ATGGATAAAGAATGGATTGATACAGGTAAAAAATTTATAATGAATACTTATAGCTCTTTTCCTATAGTTTTAGAAAAAGGGGAAGGATGCTATGTATATGATAAAGAAGGAAAGAGATATTTAGACTTTGTTTCAGGAATAGCAGTTAATAGTTTAGGATATAGCAATGAGGATTTTGTAAATGCTTTAAATGAACAATTAAAGAAAATTCATCACTGTTCTAACTTATATTGGTCGGAACCTACTATAACTTTAGCTAAATTATTAGTTGAAAATAGTGCATTTGATAAAGTATTCTTTTGTAATAGTGGAACGGAATCTGTTGAAGCTGGGCTAAAACTGAGCCGAAAATATGGTAATCTAAAACGTGGAGAAGAATGTTATGAAATTATAACTATGAAAAATTCTTTTCATGGAAGAACATTTGGATCAATTACAGCTACAGGACAAGAAAAATATCAAAATGGATTTGGACCATTACTTCCTGGAGTAAAATATGCTCCTTATAATGACTTTGAAACTTTAAAAAGCATGGTAAATAAAAATACTTGTGCTATTGTTGTAGAGGCTATACAAGGAGAAGGTGGAATCTGTCCTGCTGAAAAAGAATATTTAAAAAATATTAGAAAACTATGTGATGAACTTGATATAGTACTAATATTTGATGAAGTGCAAAGTGGAATTGGTCGTACTGGAAAGTTATTTGCTTATGAAATATATAATATAGAACCAGACATTATATGCTTGGCAAAAGGATTAGGTGGTGGATTTCCTATAGGAGCTATGATGGCTGTTGAAAAAATAGCAAATGTATTTGAACCGGGAAATCATGCTTCTACATTTGGAGGAAATCCATTAGCTTGTACGGCAGGAATAACAGTTCTTAATAAGTTGCTTAATGAAGGAGTACTTCAAAATGTAGAGAAACAAGGTGAATATTTAAAGAAAAAATTATTATCTCTTAAAGAAAAGGTATCTTTTATAAAGGATGTAAGAGGATACGGACTTATGCAAGGAATTGAGATAGAAGAAACTTCACCATCCGATATAATAAATAAGTGTATAGAAAAAGGACTATTATTAGTAGGAGCTGGAGCTAATGTTATAAGATTTGTACCACCTCTTACTATAAAAGAAAAGGAAATTGATGAAGCTGTAGAAATACTAGGAGAAGTTCTAAGTTTAGTAAAATAA
- a CDS encoding aminoglycoside phosphotransferase family protein, whose translation MSKIFSDIPSFHTWDIVEKINKGWSKDEKYYIKAIDGNELLLRISDISQYDNKKREFEAIKKLGDIDILMSRPIDFGICNNGQLTYSLFTWIEGEDAEKVIPTLSDKDQYQLGVKSGEFLRKMHQIPPKKNQVSWEKYYNRKINRNMTNYKECGIHLGGSDKIIKYIEQNRYLLASRPQSFQHGDYHVGNMIVTKSGELGIIDFNRFDYGDPWEEFNRITWCAGISALFASGRINGYFNNNVPELFFKLMALYIASNQLSSIHWAIPFGKKEVEVMIKQAETVLGWYDEFQTYIPNWYLPNYIE comes from the coding sequence GTGAGTAAAATTTTTAGTGATATACCCAGTTTTCATACATGGGATATTGTGGAGAAGATTAATAAAGGTTGGTCAAAAGATGAAAAGTATTATATCAAGGCTATAGATGGTAATGAATTATTACTTAGGATATCAGATATATCTCAATATGATAATAAGAAACGGGAATTTGAAGCTATAAAAAAGCTTGGTGATATTGATATTTTAATGTCCAGACCAATTGATTTCGGAATTTGTAATAACGGTCAATTAACATATTCTTTATTCACTTGGATTGAAGGAGAAGATGCAGAAAAAGTTATTCCTACATTAAGTGATAAAGATCAGTACCAACTTGGTGTTAAATCAGGGGAGTTTTTAAGGAAAATGCATCAAATCCCTCCAAAGAAAAATCAAGTGTCATGGGAAAAATATTATAACCGTAAAATCAATAGAAACATGACAAACTATAAAGAATGTGGTATTCATTTAGGAGGATCAGATAAAATAATCAAATATATTGAGCAAAATCGATATTTATTAGCAAGTCGTCCTCAGTCTTTTCAACATGGTGATTATCATGTTGGAAATATGATTGTTACAAAGTCTGGTGAACTAGGCATCATTGACTTTAATAGGTTTGATTATGGTGATCCATGGGAAGAATTTAATCGTATAACTTGGTGTGCAGGAATAAGTGCATTATTTGCATCGGGTCGTATTAATGGATATTTTAACAACAATGTTCCTGAACTATTTTTTAAACTAATGGCTTTATATATTGCAAGCAATCAACTTTCATCAATTCACTGGGCGATTCCATTTGGAAAGAAAGAAGTTGAAGTTATGATAAAACAAGCTGAAACTGTTTTAGGTTGGTATGATGAATTTCAAACATACATACCTAACTGGTATTTACCAAACTACATTGAATAG
- a CDS encoding bacteriohemerythrin, with translation MIFKWKEDFETGISEIDTQHKRLFELGSELYNLVKVKTQQDKYDDIVTIIEELKDYAIYHFKYEENYMKEINFKDLKEHRIKHNVFIEKILEYETDDIDYNQTKVLLDMINFIASWISNHILKDDLKYR, from the coding sequence ATGATATTTAAATGGAAAGAGGATTTTGAAACTGGGATTAGTGAAATTGATACTCAGCACAAAAGATTGTTTGAGTTAGGATCAGAATTATATAATTTGGTGAAAGTAAAAACTCAACAAGATAAATATGATGACATAGTTACAATAATAGAAGAATTAAAAGACTATGCTATATATCATTTTAAGTATGAAGAAAACTATATGAAGGAAATAAACTTTAAAGATTTAAAAGAACATAGAATAAAGCATAACGTGTTTATAGAGAAAATATTGGAATATGAAACTGATGATATAGATTATAATCAAACAAAAGTATTACTAGATATGATTAACTTTATAGCAAGTTGGATTAGTAATCATATTTTAAAAGATGATTTAAAATATAGATAA
- the argF gene encoding ornithine carbamoyltransferase yields the protein MPFNLKGRSFLKLLDFTSDEITYLIDLADELKRLKYAGIKPRNLEGKNIALIFEKPSTRTRCAFVVAAVDEGAHPEYLGKDDIQLGKKESVADTARVLGRMFDGIQFRGFKHETVEELSKYAGVPVWNGLTDRFHPTQILADFLTIKEKKGYLKGIKFAYVGDGRNNMANSLMIGAAKLGMDFRIVAPKELYPEVELVNIVKDIIKDTNGKLTITDSINEGVDGVDVIYTDVWVSMGEEDQFEERIKLLKPYQVNMDMINKADDEVIFMHCLPAFHDRKTSVGEEVFNKYGLDAMEVTDEVFESKYSVVFDEAENRVHTIKAVMVATLGK from the coding sequence GTGCCATTTAATTTAAAAGGAAGAAGTTTTCTAAAGTTATTAGACTTTACGTCAGATGAAATAACATACTTAATTGATTTAGCTGATGAGCTTAAGAGATTGAAGTATGCAGGAATAAAGCCTAGAAATTTAGAAGGAAAAAATATAGCATTAATATTTGAGAAACCTTCAACTAGAACAAGATGTGCTTTTGTGGTTGCTGCTGTTGATGAAGGAGCACATCCAGAATATTTAGGAAAAGATGATATTCAATTAGGAAAAAAAGAATCTGTAGCAGATACTGCTAGAGTATTAGGAAGAATGTTTGACGGAATACAGTTTAGAGGATTTAAACATGAAACAGTAGAAGAGCTTTCAAAATATGCAGGTGTTCCAGTATGGAATGGATTAACGGATAGATTTCATCCTACACAAATATTGGCTGATTTCTTAACTATAAAGGAGAAAAAGGGATATTTAAAAGGCATAAAGTTTGCTTATGTAGGTGATGGAAGAAATAACATGGCTAACTCTTTGATGATAGGTGCTGCAAAACTTGGGATGGATTTTAGAATAGTTGCTCCAAAAGAACTATATCCAGAGGTTGAATTAGTTAATATAGTGAAAGATATAATAAAAGATACAAATGGTAAATTAACTATAACAGATTCTATTAATGAAGGTGTAGATGGGGTAGATGTTATATATACTGATGTTTGGGTTTCAATGGGAGAAGAAGATCAATTTGAAGAAAGAATAAAGTTACTTAAGCCATATCAAGTAAATATGGATATGATAAATAAAGCAGATGATGAAGTTATATTCATGCATTGTTTACCGGCATTTCATGACAGAAAAACTAGCGTAGGAGAAGAAGTTTTTAATAAATATGGATTAGACGCAATGGAAGTTACAGATGAAGTGTTTGAAAGTAAATATTCAGTAGTATTCGATGAAGCTGAAAATAGAGTACATACTATAAAAGCAGTTATGGTTGCAACTCTAGGAAAATAG
- a CDS encoding alanyl-tRNA editing protein has product MIEKVYIENPYLREFTAKVIKKERINNEYYITLNRTIFYPHMSGGQPRDKGTMNDIEVKNVFEENGKIVHVLNDNIDSKNVNLSIDWETRFDHMQQHTGQHLLSAVIYKLYNADTVGFHLGSKYVYIDVTIPRLTHHDIERIEKFANKIIYSNFNIKAYTVGKSDLARLPLRKQPTVDSNIRIVEIDNIDFSPCAGTHCRNIGEIGILKIRKWEKYKGNTRIEFVCGNRALKDYTWKNNYINDISSLLSLKDNDTYKGVEKLLEENISLQKDLSSLKEELLVYKSKELLYNCIKFNEIKIVKKIFENNNLKDIRYIASNIISNTNTTCILGLVENDRCQLILGRSENIDLDMKEIFDSVIDLISGRGGGNSQLVQGGGSNIKELSFCMDTALNLIKSKL; this is encoded by the coding sequence GTGATAGAAAAAGTTTACATTGAAAATCCTTATTTAAGAGAATTTACTGCTAAAGTAATAAAAAAAGAACGTATAAATAACGAATACTATATAACATTAAATAGAACTATTTTTTATCCTCATATGTCAGGTGGTCAGCCACGAGACAAAGGAACTATGAATGATATAGAAGTTAAAAATGTTTTTGAAGAAAATGGAAAAATTGTACATGTACTTAATGATAATATAGATTCTAAAAACGTTAATCTTTCTATAGATTGGGAGACTAGATTTGATCATATGCAGCAACATACAGGCCAACATTTGTTGTCAGCAGTTATATATAAACTTTATAATGCGGATACAGTAGGTTTTCATCTTGGAAGTAAATATGTATATATAGATGTAACTATTCCAAGACTAACTCATCATGATATAGAAAGAATCGAAAAATTTGCTAATAAAATAATTTACTCTAATTTCAATATAAAAGCTTACACAGTAGGAAAAAGTGATTTAGCAAGGCTTCCTCTTAGAAAGCAACCTACAGTTGACTCTAATATAAGAATAGTGGAAATAGACAATATAGATTTTTCTCCATGTGCCGGTACTCACTGCAGAAATATTGGGGAAATAGGCATATTAAAAATTAGAAAATGGGAAAAATACAAAGGAAATACAAGAATAGAATTTGTATGTGGAAACAGAGCACTTAAAGATTATACATGGAAAAATAACTATATAAATGATATCTCCTCCTTACTTTCTCTTAAAGATAATGATACATATAAAGGAGTGGAAAAACTTTTAGAGGAAAATATATCCTTACAAAAAGATTTATCTAGTTTAAAAGAAGAGCTTTTAGTGTATAAGAGTAAGGAACTTCTATATAATTGTATAAAGTTTAATGAAATTAAAATAGTAAAAAAAATATTTGAAAATAATAATTTAAAAGATATTAGATACATAGCGTCTAATATAATATCTAATACTAATACAACGTGTATCCTTGGATTAGTTGAAAATGACAGATGTCAATTAATTTTGGGAAGATCTGAAAACATAGATCTAGATATGAAAGAAATATTTGATTCTGTTATTGATCTGATATCTGGTCGTGGTGGAGGAAACTCTCAATTAGTTCAAGGTGGTGGCAGTAATATAAAAGAATTAAGTTTCTGTATGGATACTGCTTTGAATTTAATAAAATCAAAACTATAA
- a CDS encoding Crp/Fnr family transcriptional regulator — protein sequence MITNEYLRKIPLFSQLNDNEIEKVKLVTKERFFKRGNIVISEGSKGEAVYIIKTGKVKIYKTDSSGREVILDIKGEGKMFAEVTLFSDMPNPATVMTIEDSYIYTISNIDIEDVIKNNPVMALEIIKVLNKRLQEAQSKVKNIVLNDTYVRTAYTLIKLSQKYGIKLGDKIELDLSITREELASLVGTSRETVSRALSQFNKEKSIEIKGRKIIISDINKLKEWLN from the coding sequence ATGATAACTAATGAATATTTAAGAAAGATACCGCTTTTTTCTCAATTAAATGATAATGAGATAGAAAAAGTTAAATTAGTTACTAAGGAAAGATTCTTTAAAAGAGGAAACATAGTAATTTCAGAAGGAAGTAAAGGAGAGGCTGTATACATAATTAAGACAGGAAAAGTTAAGATATATAAAACTGATAGCAGTGGAAGAGAGGTTATATTAGATATTAAAGGAGAAGGAAAGATGTTTGCAGAAGTAACGTTATTTAGTGACATGCCTAATCCAGCTACGGTTATGACAATAGAAGATAGTTATATATATACTATTAGTAATATTGATATTGAAGATGTCATTAAAAATAATCCTGTCATGGCTTTAGAAATAATAAAGGTTTTAAATAAGAGACTACAAGAAGCACAATCAAAAGTGAAGAATATAGTATTAAATGATACATATGTTAGAACAGCGTATACATTAATAAAACTTTCTCAAAAATATGGGATAAAATTAGGTGATAAGATAGAACTTGATTTGAGTATTACTAGAGAGGAGTTAGCAAGTCTGGTAGGAACATCTAGAGAAACTGTAAGTAGAGCATTGAGTCAATTTAATAAAGAAAAGTCTATAGAAATAAAAGGAAGAAAAATAATAATATCCGATATAAATAAACTGAAGGAGTGGTTAAATTAG
- a CDS encoding aminopeptidase P family protein, producing the protein MNKEFFINKREELVNLIEDGSLVVFFSGCAPQKSADEKYDFVVNKNFYYLTGIERENFILLLGKRDGKYEETLFIEKVSLKEEKWTGKRLTEEESKEISGIENIYSLQEFKNMFNNLLKNDYEYIYLDLEKTSWESVDTPALSFAKDINNKYPYLKIKNIYGLVSRLRMIKSEEEVKEIRKAIKITNDGIKSLMKNSKVGMKEYQLEAYFDFTIKVLGAKRHSFKTIAASGANATILHYDKNDSEINSNNLILFDLGSQYNNYCADISRTFPINGRFTERQKQIYNIVLKAQQETIEAIRPGVKYAKLNEITKKVLIEECKKINLINKDNEISKYYYHGVSHYLGLDTHDVGIYGPEVELEEGMVITIEPGLYIEEESIGIRIEDNILVTEDGYENLSQNIIKTVEDIEKFMNN; encoded by the coding sequence TTGAATAAAGAATTTTTTATTAATAAAAGAGAGGAACTTGTAAACTTAATAGAGGATGGTTCGTTAGTAGTATTCTTTTCAGGATGTGCTCCACAAAAATCTGCTGATGAAAAATATGATTTTGTAGTTAATAAAAATTTTTATTATTTAACAGGAATAGAAAGAGAGAACTTTATACTACTTTTAGGTAAAAGAGATGGAAAATATGAAGAGACATTGTTTATTGAAAAAGTTAGCTTAAAAGAAGAAAAATGGACAGGAAAAAGATTAACTGAAGAAGAATCTAAGGAAATATCAGGTATTGAGAATATATACTCTTTACAAGAATTTAAAAACATGTTTAATAATCTTTTAAAGAATGACTATGAATACATATACTTAGACTTAGAAAAGACAAGCTGGGAATCTGTAGATACTCCTGCATTATCATTTGCAAAAGATATTAATAATAAGTATCCTTATCTAAAGATAAAGAATATATATGGATTAGTTTCTAGACTTAGAATGATAAAAAGTGAAGAAGAAGTAAAAGAAATACGAAAAGCTATAAAGATAACTAATGATGGGATTAAAAGTCTTATGAAGAATAGTAAAGTAGGAATGAAAGAGTATCAACTTGAAGCCTACTTTGACTTTACAATAAAAGTCTTAGGAGCAAAAAGACATTCGTTTAAAACAATAGCAGCATCAGGAGCAAATGCTACGATTCTTCACTATGACAAAAATGATAGTGAAATAAACAGTAATAATCTTATACTATTTGACTTAGGATCCCAATATAATAACTATTGTGCAGATATATCTAGGACATTTCCTATAAATGGTAGATTTACAGAAAGACAGAAGCAGATATATAATATAGTTTTAAAGGCACAGCAAGAAACTATAGAAGCTATTAGACCTGGAGTTAAGTATGCAAAATTAAATGAGATAACCAAAAAAGTTCTAATTGAAGAATGTAAGAAAATAAATCTTATAAATAAAGATAACGAAATATCGAAATATTACTATCATGGAGTCAGCCATTATTTAGGACTAGATACACATGATGTTGGAATATATGGCCCTGAGGTTGAATTAGAAGAAGGAATGGTAATAACTATAGAACCGGGTTTATATATAGAAGAAGAAAGTATAGGAATAAGGATAGAAGATAATATATTAGTAACTGAAGATGGATATGAAAATCTTTCCCAAAATATAATAAAGACAGTGGAAGATATAGAAAAATTTATGAATAATTAA